One Carassius gibelio isolate Cgi1373 ecotype wild population from Czech Republic chromosome A7, carGib1.2-hapl.c, whole genome shotgun sequence DNA window includes the following coding sequences:
- the shtn2 gene encoding shootin-1 has translation MWNLEPDERISDFEEENILSSEDERDIECEILEKERDEANEKLSRMEEASAQLLKELDVLEMQFQIERSCRETAEAFALKVNKDFKVLKRQSQAILPLISEMPENFSILNLDPEADPSSELVSEEESSEDPLLMSQNQIRELQSSVDRLLGEKIQLTAQVELLKKEKEDLKDKLVLEVGEKEALLRKFSKQSRTVNKMKRVSQLVTEEFTEMSQKLEIEQGLRQHAEVFAHQMLVKQQETQRQIQNAETEKQLKQALSQVTEISKALEEIRLCYQNQISQTAAQDLNSLSDLAAVRTKLEISEKERSEFEIQLKDSQQSVNSLQEEIKLLKNKQREMEQLSSIESNQSNQLNETNENSADPLSLLPPPPPPPPPPPPPPPPPPPPPSSSTVTDPLMALRNRKKGGNNTTQTANPAITEDVKSRAVDEMMERIKKGIVLKPILRTPQAVSEDENAWKEQRSENRKSAVLELQGMLDCMRRPGPRRVESKKRFSRNVGEAELQMVLQRRRRAMGDEKGSPPSPSKPKDPPAAVPVSSSLPWSGESGSAPVLRRLQQNREKRISRIKASESIIWEEK, from the exons ATGTGGAATCTTGAACCAGACGAAAGAATTTCAG ATTTTGAAGAGGAGAACATCCTGTCTTCAGAAGATGAACGAGACATTGAG TGTGAGATTCTGGAGAAAGAGCGAGATGAGGCGAATGAAAAGTTGTCAAGGATGGAGGAGG CCTCTGCTCAACTGCTCAAGGAGCTGGATGTGTTAGAGATGCAGTTTCAGATTGAGCGATCATGCAGGGAGACCGCAGAGGCCTTTGCACTGAAG GTGAATAAAGATTTCAAGGTATTAAAGAGGCAAAGCCAGGCTATACTTCCCCTGATTTCAGAAATGCCAGAAAACTTCTCCATCCTGAACCTGGACCCCGAGGCTGATCCCAGCTCTGAGCTGGTCTCTGAGGAAGAGAGCAGTGAAGATCCACTTCTCATGAGTCAGAATCAAATTAGAG AACTTCAGTCATCTGTAGACCGGTTACTCGGGGAAAAAATTCAACTCACTGCACAGGTGGAGCTTCTTAAGAAAGAGAAGGAAGATTTGAAGGACAAG TTGGTGTTGGAGGTCGGAGAGAAAGAGGCCCTTCTGAGGAAGTTCAGTAAGCAGAGCAGGACTGTGAATAAAATGAAGAGAG TGTCCCAGCTGGTTACAGAAGAGTTTACAGAGATGTCTCAGAAGCTCGAAATAGAGCAAGGACTCAGGCAGCATGCTGAAGTTTTTGCACACCAG ATGCTGGTGAAACAGCAGGAAACCCAGAGACAGATTCAGAACGCAGAGACTGAGAAACAACTAAAACAAGCTCTGAGTCAAGTGACTGAAATCAGCAAAGCTCTGGAAGAGATACGACTCTGTTACCAAAACCAG ATTTCTCAGACAGCGGCTCAGGATCTCAACTCTCTGTCCGATCTGGCCGCAGTAAGAACAAAGCTGGAGATCAGCGAGAAAGAGAGGAGCGAGTTTGAGATTCAGCTGAAAGACTCGCAACAATCTGTTAATTCACTTCAGGAGGAAA TCAAGCTGCTCAAGAATAAACAGAGAGAGATGGAGCAACTTTCTTCCATCGAATCTAACCAATCTAACCAGTTGAATGAGACAAACGAAAATTCAGCCGATCCTCTGTCATTGTTACCgccaccaccacctcctcctccacctcctcctcctcctccaccacctccaccacctcctccttcATCTTCAACTGTCACTGA CCCATTAATGGCTTTGAGGAACAGAAAGAAGGGAGGAAACAACACCACTCAAACTGCAA ATCCCGCTATTACGGAGGATGTGAAGTCCAGAGCTGTGGATGAAATGATGGAAAGAATCAAGAAAGGCATTGTCCTCAAACCTATTCTCAGAACGCCACAG GCTGTGTCAGAGGATGAAAATGCATGGAAG GAGCAGAGGTCGGAGAACCGGAAATCAGCTGTGCTGGAGTTACAGGGGATGCTG GATTGCATGAGGAGGCCTGGCCCTCGAAGGGTGGAATCTAAAAAACGCTTCAGCCGTAATGTTGGGGAGGCGGAGCTTCAGATGGTGCTCCAGAGAAGAAGACGGGCCATGGGTGATGAAAAAGGGAGCCCTCCTTCTCCATCCAAACCTAAAG ATCCACCCGCAGCCGTGCCCGTCTCGAGCTCTTTGCCCTGGTCGGGGGAGAGTGGAAGTGCCCCAGTGCTCCGGAGACTTCAGCAGAACCGTGAGAAGAGAATCTCTCGCATAAAGGCTTCCGAGTCCATTATATGGGAAGAAAAGTGA